The genomic window AAAGCCTCATTATTAATAAATAATGAGGCTTTTTATTGTGCTTGTATCATTAAGCTAAAGTGATAGTAATGATTGTCAGCTAAATACCGTAATTCTCACGGTATTTATTAATACTCGCTAAACTTTTCGCTAATGTAGGTTGCAAAGCAAGGTTCTCTTCAAGGTAAGTGACCACGTCAGCTAGGGTAACAATGGCAATAACTTGTGTACCAAAGTCACGTTCAACTTCTTGAATAGCAGATAATTCACCTTGGCCTTTTTCTTGGCGGTCAAGAGCAATTAATACACCTGACAATTGAGCGCCATGGGCCTTAATAATTTCCATTGATTCACGAATAGCAGTACCCGCAGTAATAACGTCGTCCACTAACATTATTTTACCTTGTAAAGGAGAGCCAACTAAGCTTCCACCTTCACCGTGAGTTTTTGCTTCCTTACGGTTAAAGCAATAAGGTATGTCCATACCGTGATGATCGGCTAATGCTACCGCAGTGGTGGTTGCAATTGGAATGCCCTTATAAGCTGGACCGAAAAGCAAATCAAACGCGATAGTAGAATCAACCAGTGCTTGTGCGTAAAAACGACCCAAGCGTGCTAAATCACCGCCGGTATTAAATAAACCCGCATTAAAAAAGTATGGACTTGTACGGCCTGACTTCAAAGTGAATTCACCAAAGCGTAGTACTTCTTTCGCTAGAGCAAATTCAATAAATTCACGTTGATAATCTTTCATCTTTATTCCCACTTTAATCAGAGTGTTTAGCTAAGCGCTAACTTTTGTAAATCAAATAATTCGTTAATACTGTCTTTTGCTAACGCTAGCATATTGTGCATTTCATCAAAACTAAACGGCGCTTCTTCTGCTGTGCCTTGAATTTCAATCAATTTACCTGTGTCTGTCATAACGACATTCATATCGGTATCGGCAGCAGAATCTTCTGGGTAATCAAGATCCGAAACGGCTTCACCTTTATAAATACCAACAGAAACTGCTGCTATCATGTGCTTTAATGGATTAGTTTTAATAATATCTTTAGCGCGCATATAATTTAAAGCATCGACTAATGCGACACAAGCACCGGTAATTGAAGCAGTACGTGTACCGCCATCAGCTTGTATAACATCGCAATCGACGCTAATGGTATTTTCACCTAGGGCTTTCAAATCGACAGCTGCGCGCAATGCACGAGCGATTAAACGAGATATTTCCAACGTACGACCACTTTGTTTACCGTTAGCTGCTTCTCTGCGCATACGAGTGTGTGTAGAGCGAGGTAACATGCCATACTCTGCTGTGATCCAACCTTTACCTTGTCCTTTTAAAAAACGTGGTACACCGACTTCTACTGAGGCAGTACAAATAACTTTGGTGTCGCCAAATTCAATTAATACTGAACCTTCAGCATGAGTAGTAAATTGACGAGTAATGGTTACAGGACGTATTTGACCTGGAGTTCTGCCGCTTGGACGCATGTTAATATACCTATGGTGAAATAATTGTTGCGCATTATAATCGTTCAGCAACAAATTTGACATAATGACGTGAAAACAATTTGAAATATAGTTAGTCTAATTAGGGTCTAGTTAGCAGTACTTTACAATATCCTAATTTATATTGAGTCTATTTATGAAAAGCTTTGTTGTGTTAATGCTTGTTACTTTCGCCTCTTTTTTGTTAATAACACCCGCCTCAGCCATTAACGCTGATGATTTACCTAAATACAGTAAAGTCTATGATGAAAAAAGCGATCCCTTTAAAGATGCGAATGCGGCAATAAAGCTTGCTCAAAAAACTCAGCGTAATGTGCTAATCGAAATTGGTGGTAACTGGTGCAGTTGGTGTAAAAAAATGGATGTTTTTTTGGCTGAAAACCCTGAGGTTTATCAGAAGCTCCATAGTGAGTTTGTCTTGTTAAAAATAAGCGTCAGTGACAGTAATGAAAATGAAGCGTTTATGAAATCTTTACCACCCGTTTTAGGCTATCCTCATATGTACGTATCAACAAGTAGCGGTAAAATGCTTTTATCAAAAGATACTGCCGAATTACTCGTTGGTGAACAATATTCTAAAGAACAGTGGTTAGCCTTTCTTAATAAATGGCAAAGCAGTGAGACAAAAGGATAAATCAATGTCAGGTACAGCATTAAATAAAATCAACAGCTTCTTTGATAAAAATTATCAAACACCATCTTGGTTATCACATAAGTTTTCTCGTCGTAAATTATTGAAATCAGCGGCGGGAGCAACGGCAATCTCTGCACTTCCTGCGGTAGCGTTCAGTCAACATGAAAAAGATAAAGTGTTTGAGACTTTGCAGGCAGAGCCTTGGTTAACCTTGAATGCCGTGGTTGATCATCTCTTACCAGAATCAAGTAGTGGTCCAAGCGCCAAAGAGTTACAAGTCGTTGTTTATTTATATAACGTTGTTTATCAGCAACCCACTGAAAAAAGTGAAATTGACTTTATTTTTAAAGGTGTCGGTTGGTTAAATGGTTATACAAAAAACCAATTACAAAAAACCTTTACTGAGTTAAGCAAAGTCGAAAAAGAAACCATGTTACGAGGGATAAGTGGCTCGAGAGCTGGCGAAAACTGGCTCAATAATCTACTGGGTTATATTTTTGAAGCTATGTTATCGCCACCCGCTTATGGCGGTAATCCAAAAGGCACAGGTTGGCAATGGCTAGAGCATCAAGCGGGCTTTCCATTACCTGAAGCGGGTCAACGTTATTTCGAGTTACCCAAACGTTCGGTGACCGGTGATAAAAGTGCCAACAACATTATTCAATCAAAAGACTTATTAGCAAATAAAAAGTGGTCGACAGTTAAAGGAAGTAACAAAGCATGAGTTTTGATATTTGCATAGTTGGTAGTGGTGCAGGGGCCTCACCTGTCGCTTATACATTAGCTAAAGCGGGCGCTAAAGTATTAATACTGGAAAAAGGTCCGTGGTTAACCGAGAAAGAATTTTTCAAAGATGAATTAGCGATTAGTTTACGTGATGCTTATAATCCCAAACTGGCTGATGAACAGCATGTTATTGAAGAAGAATATCAAACCGCTGACGGAGAAAACTATTGGCAAGGCGAGCCAACAAGTGAGTCGGGCTGGAGCTTCTGGAACGGTAATGTTGTCGGTGGTTCATCTAACTTTATGAGTGGTTATTTTCATCGATTAAAGCCGGTAGATTTTAAGTTAAAGTCAACCTTTGGTGATATTGAAGGCGCTAATATTGTCGATTGGCCGATCAGTTATCACGAGCTTGAACCTTTTTATGCGCAAGTAGAACGAGATGTTGGTGTCTCGGGGAAAGTTGTTTCACACCCTCATCAAGAACCACGCTCAACCGATTTCCCATACCCGCCATTAGTTGATCATCAAGTATCAGACTGGATTGACAAAGCAGCAAAAAATATTGGCTATCACTCAATGCCAGTACCTCGTGCCATCTTATCGACTCCAGCCATGGGACGAAAAAGTTGCGAGTATTCAGGGTATTGTAGTAGCTATGGTTGTTCAACCGGTGCCAAAGGTAGTGGTCGAGCTGCTTTGTTAAACCATGCTGTGGCAACGGGAAATTTAACCATTAAAGCGAATGCTAAGGTTTATCATATAGCGAGTGATGATGAAGGTAAAATATCTGCCATCCATTATTACGACTCACAAGGTCGAGAACAAAAAGCCACAGCAAAAATTTATGTTGTTGCTTGTCAAGCGGTTGAAACATCACGTTTATTGCTGGCTTCCAAAGGGAAAAAATTCCCACAAGGGCTTGCGAACAATAGCGGTCAAGTGGGTAAAAATTTAGTGTTTAGTGGTGGAGGTACCGGTAAGGGAGACTTTTTGTTTGCTGATTTAACAACGCAAAAGCAAGCTCAATTAAAGCAAGTGGGCCCTTTTATAAATCGTGCTTTGCAAGACTGGTATCAAATTGACGATAAAAGTTTCTCTGGTGCTAATCAACAAGGTCAAGCGAAAGGCGGCACCATAGACTTTCTTTTTTATCAAAACCCTATTGCTCGTGCACAAGGGCAACAATTTAATGATGCAAATGAGTTAGTGTGGGGCGAGCAATTACAGAAAAACTTAAAAGAAGAATTTACCACTTATAAAACCTTACGTTTTGAAGTCTTTAATGACTGGTTACCCACCGACGATTGTTTTGTTAGTTTAGACACGGAAGTCACTGATAAATGGGGACAAGCAGTCGCCAAGGTAAGAATTGGTGCACACCAACATGATAGGGTGGTTGGAGAGTATCTAGCGGAGAAAGGCAAGAAGTTGCTGGAAAGTATGGGTGCAAAAAATATTACTAGCTCTGTCAGCAGCTACCCGCCAACAAACTTAATGGCAGGAGGTTGCCGGTTCGGTAACGACCCCAAAACATCGGTATTGAATAAATACTGTCAAGCCCATGAAGTCAATAATTTATATGTTACCGATGGCTCATTTATGCCCACAGGCGGTAGTGTTCCCTACACGTTTACCATTTATGCCAATGCATTTCGAGTTGCAGAGCATATTAAACACCGTTGGCAAGAGTCTATCATTTAGCCATTGTTATTGGGGGGGTGTTGTGAGGAGATAGAAGCATTCCCTCACAACAGTTTATTGATTAGGTTTTAACGAGACATCAATTTTCTAAGGCTAATCGACGAGTCTGATCTGAATTCGCTATAGCCACGTATTACTGCACAGTTTAATTATAACTTGGTGTAATAAATTGCTAATCAAAGCGAATGTTATTATTACACTTAATTCGTTTGTCCGATAACGAGGAGTAATACAGTATTGTTAGCACATAAACCATTAGGGGTGATATTTGATCTCGACAACACCTTGGTCTCTTCATCTTTAGATTTTGACAGTATAAGAGCTTCCTTGGGGTGTCCAAAAGGCATAGATTTATTAGATTTTATTGATGCTTTACCCGAACATCATCAAGTTGAAGCTCATGAGGTGATAGTAGAATATGAAATAAATGATGCTATGACAGCAAATAAGTTGGCGGGAACCGACCAAATTTTAACTTTATTAGCTGAGTTGTCTTTACCTTGTGCGATTGTTACCAGAAATTGTCGACAAGCAGCGACGATAAAAGTAAAAAACAATAATATCGATATTGAGATATTACTGACCCGAGAAGATCACAAAGCTAAACCAGCCCCTGATGCGTTACTACATTTAGCTGAGCTTTGGCAGATAGCCCCTGAAAACTTATTGTATGTTGGTGATTATTTATATGACTTGCAAGCGGCGCGAAATGCTAACACCATGTCTTGTCTTATCAATTATGGTATAACAGCAAGCTATGAAAATTTGGCAGATGTTGTCGTTCACGACCTTAATGAATTAAGCGAGACAATTAAGCAAGTATCGATTGTAGAACATGCATAATGGAACTATCTGCATGTTCTTTACTTAAGACCTGCATGCGCAGTAAATCGTTAATTACTTATTTTCAAGTAATGCTGTTAGACATGATACTTGTTCGCTCAATACGGTAACTTGCCTTTCTAGATCTGCTACTCTTTGCTCCAGACGAGGCTGATTTTCAGATGAACTATCGTCTATATCGACAATGTTAGTATCAGCTAATTGATTTTCATGGGTATCAGAAAGTAAATGAACGTAGCGAGAATCACGTTTGCCAGGCTCTCGCGCTAGCTTTTTGACTAATATCTTACTGTTTAAATTTTGCAATTGATGCAAAGTCGTTTCAACTTCACTGACATCGGTAAAGTCAGCTAAACGATTGGTACGAGTTCTTAACTCTCCCGGGGTTTGCGGCCCTCTTAGTAATAACACACAAATAATGGCTTTTTGCTGGCGTGTAAATTTTAAATGACCAAACTCAGTATCACAAAAACGATGAAAATATTTATTTACCCTTACCGAAGCTTTTCTATCTACCATTAATTGATTCATTTCTACCAATTCATCAACTAAGTTTTGCACATCACTTTCAGAAAAGTTCGTTACCGGCTCACGGTTACTTTTTTGATTACAGCCTAGGGTAATACCATTTAATGAGAGTGGGTATTGCTCAGGTGTTGTGATTTCTTTCTCAAGCATTACACCAATAATGCGGCATTGGTTGGCGGATAGTGTGATCATTTTTAAAGTTTCCTGACAAAAGTCTTTGCTGATGTTATACCAAGCTATGTCTATATTTACTATGTTAAGTTGTTTTATCAGCCATAAAAAAAGCCATAGTTTGCTATGGCTTTTAAAAGAATAAGACCTACTTAATATCTATTCTATATTCGCGATCTGCTCACGCATTTGCTCGATAAGTACTTTTAGTTCTACGGCTGCATTGGTGGTATCAACATTAATCGATTTAGATCCTAAGGTATTCGCTTCACGATTAAATTCTTGCATCATAAAATCTAGGCGACGACCTTGTGCACCGCCTTTTGTCAGGATGCTTCTTGTCTCTTTTACATGGCTAAATAGGCGATCAAGTTCTTCGTCAACATCCATTTTTTGCGCAAGTAATACTAGCTCTTGTTCAACTCGGCTTGAATCTAGCTCAATTTTGGCGTCAGTGAATTTATCGGTGATCCGCTTACGCTGCCATGCAATGATTTCAGGCATAAATGCTTTTACTTTGTCTGACTGCTCAATAATACCTTCAAGACGTTGTTCAATTAATACTTTTAAGTTTTCTCCTTCACTTGCCCGAGCATCAATAAAGTCTTTTAGCGCTTGTTCAAATCCTTCCAAAATTTCCTTTTGAATGTTGGTCATATCGGCTTCTTCAGCTTCCATGACACCAGGCCATCGCATGATTTCTAAAGGATTTAATTGACTATTAAGTGTTTGTTCGTTTATCCAACCTGCGTGCTGCAGCAGTTGTTCAGCTAAGCCTTTATTAAGTGATAAATTGTTTTTTGCTGATGGGTTAGCATTGAAACGCAAACTGCACTCTACTTTGCCACGATTTAATTGTTTACGAAATCGCTCGCGCAATGCCGGTTCAATGCTACGAAATTGTTCTGGTAAACGGAAGTAAGTTTCCAAAAATCGTTGATTTACAGATCGAATTTCCCAAACTGCATTACCCCAATCACCTTTCACTTCAAAGCGAGAAAAAGCCGTCATACTATGGATCATATTGTTGTCCGTTTACTGAATCTAAAAATTAAGGTAATTATGCCAAACGCGTAATCAGGTAGCTACTATATTTTATACGCTTAAAGAATGAATTTCTATTTATACGAGGGTTAATCTAATTTCCATTTTTCTTTAATTTTTGCAAGTTGACCTGTGGTTACTAGTTGTTGAAATGCCGTTTGGTATTTTTTTATCAATGTCGGTGACGTATCAAGACTAAAGGCAATACTGAGTTTGTTATTTAAAGCGGCTACTTCGTTTAACCTTTGTAATTCATTAAAATCATAGCCCAGATTTTTAGCTCTGGTTTCTATGGTGATTTGTGTGGCAAGTATTAGGTCAACTCTATCAATAAATAGCATATTCATGGTTTGTCGCTCGTTAGCAAGTTGGTAAATATTGGAGAAGTCTTGAGCGAGTAAATATTGTGCTGAATTAGAATTTCTAGAAACAGCGATCTTACGGTTTTTTAATGCGGAAACTTTATAGTTAGTTTTAGCGTAATGTTTTTTTAATCCCCAAAAATATAAGCGCTCTTCTTTAAGGGCACCGATCCAATGAAATTTTTTATTTCTAAGCTTTGTATGTGCAATAGAGTAAATTAAAACATTAGGGGTATGAAGTGCAACGTCGTATGCCCTTGCCCAAGGCATTATCTGAATCTTAGGATGGTCTTCAGTTATTTTAAATAAAGCTTCAACGACTTCAGTAGAAAAACCACCTAAGCTACTATCAGGATTTTTAATTTGATAAGGCTCTAGAAGCTCGGTAACAACTTCAATGACTTCAGTTTTACCATTAAATGGTAGCAATAAAAGGAAAAAAGTTATTGTTAAAATGGTGAGGTAATTGTTAGATAATTTGATCATATATATTTTAAGTATCCGTAATATACTCAGTAGCAATACTATTTATAAACTTTAACTAAGATTTCTATTTTATTTTTATTAATATAGCTCACTTTGTTTGAATGGGTGGTTATATTATTAAATTTAGACATAAAAAAAAGCAGCCCAGGCTGCTTTTTAAAATAAACGCTAGAAATAGCTTAACTTAGCACAAAGTCTAAAATACCTATTGCTGCTTTTCGGCCCTGATCAACAGCTGTAACAACAAGGTCTGAACCTAGCACCATATCACCACCGGCAAAAATATTTTGTTTAGTGGTTTGTAAAGCAAATTCACTATTATCAGCGGCTAACACCAGTCCACGTTTATCTATTTCAACGCCGGCATCTTTCATCCATTGTGGTGGGCTAGGTAAGAAACCAAAAGCAATAACGACGGCGTCAGCTTCCATAATAAACTCACTACCCGCTATCGGTTCAGGGCTTCTTCTGCCTTTCGCATCCGCAGCACCTAGTTGAGTTTTTACAAATTTAACACCACAGGCGTTACCTTCTTTATCAACAGCAATATCAAGAGGCTGGATGTTAAATTGAAAGTTAACACCTTCTTCTTTAGCATTTTGAACCTCACGTGGTGAACCCGGCATATTGGCTTCGTCACGACGATAAGCACAGGTTACTTCGGT from Colwellia sp. PAMC 20917 includes these protein-coding regions:
- the pyrE gene encoding orotate phosphoribosyltransferase, which translates into the protein MKDYQREFIEFALAKEVLRFGEFTLKSGRTSPYFFNAGLFNTGGDLARLGRFYAQALVDSTIAFDLLFGPAYKGIPIATTTAVALADHHGMDIPYCFNRKEAKTHGEGGSLVGSPLQGKIMLVDDVITAGTAIRESMEIIKAHGAQLSGVLIALDRQEKGQGELSAIQEVERDFGTQVIAIVTLADVVTYLEENLALQPTLAKSLASINKYRENYGI
- the rph gene encoding ribonuclease PH gives rise to the protein MRPSGRTPGQIRPVTITRQFTTHAEGSVLIEFGDTKVICTASVEVGVPRFLKGQGKGWITAEYGMLPRSTHTRMRREAANGKQSGRTLEISRLIARALRAAVDLKALGENTISVDCDVIQADGGTRTASITGACVALVDALNYMRAKDIIKTNPLKHMIAAVSVGIYKGEAVSDLDYPEDSAADTDMNVVMTDTGKLIEIQGTAEEAPFSFDEMHNMLALAKDSINELFDLQKLALS
- a CDS encoding thioredoxin family protein; this encodes MKSFVVLMLVTFASFLLITPASAINADDLPKYSKVYDEKSDPFKDANAAIKLAQKTQRNVLIEIGGNWCSWCKKMDVFLAENPEVYQKLHSEFVLLKISVSDSNENEAFMKSLPPVLGYPHMYVSTSSGKMLLSKDTAELLVGEQYSKEQWLAFLNKWQSSETKG
- a CDS encoding gluconate 2-dehydrogenase subunit 3 family protein produces the protein MSGTALNKINSFFDKNYQTPSWLSHKFSRRKLLKSAAGATAISALPAVAFSQHEKDKVFETLQAEPWLTLNAVVDHLLPESSSGPSAKELQVVVYLYNVVYQQPTEKSEIDFIFKGVGWLNGYTKNQLQKTFTELSKVEKETMLRGISGSRAGENWLNNLLGYIFEAMLSPPAYGGNPKGTGWQWLEHQAGFPLPEAGQRYFELPKRSVTGDKSANNIIQSKDLLANKKWSTVKGSNKA
- a CDS encoding GMC family oxidoreductase yields the protein MSFDICIVGSGAGASPVAYTLAKAGAKVLILEKGPWLTEKEFFKDELAISLRDAYNPKLADEQHVIEEEYQTADGENYWQGEPTSESGWSFWNGNVVGGSSNFMSGYFHRLKPVDFKLKSTFGDIEGANIVDWPISYHELEPFYAQVERDVGVSGKVVSHPHQEPRSTDFPYPPLVDHQVSDWIDKAAKNIGYHSMPVPRAILSTPAMGRKSCEYSGYCSSYGCSTGAKGSGRAALLNHAVATGNLTIKANAKVYHIASDDEGKISAIHYYDSQGREQKATAKIYVVACQAVETSRLLLASKGKKFPQGLANNSGQVGKNLVFSGGGTGKGDFLFADLTTQKQAQLKQVGPFINRALQDWYQIDDKSFSGANQQGQAKGGTIDFLFYQNPIARAQGQQFNDANELVWGEQLQKNLKEEFTTYKTLRFEVFNDWLPTDDCFVSLDTEVTDKWGQAVAKVRIGAHQHDRVVGEYLAEKGKKLLESMGAKNITSSVSSYPPTNLMAGGCRFGNDPKTSVLNKYCQAHEVNNLYVTDGSFMPTGGSVPYTFTIYANAFRVAEHIKHRWQESII
- a CDS encoding HAD family hydrolase — protein: MLAHKPLGVIFDLDNTLVSSSLDFDSIRASLGCPKGIDLLDFIDALPEHHQVEAHEVIVEYEINDAMTANKLAGTDQILTLLAELSLPCAIVTRNCRQAATIKVKNNNIDIEILLTREDHKAKPAPDALLHLAELWQIAPENLLYVGDYLYDLQAARNANTMSCLINYGITASYENLADVVVHDLNELSETIKQVSIVEHA
- a CDS encoding YceH family protein gives rise to the protein MITLSANQCRIIGVMLEKEITTPEQYPLSLNGITLGCNQKSNREPVTNFSESDVQNLVDELVEMNQLMVDRKASVRVNKYFHRFCDTEFGHLKFTRQQKAIICVLLLRGPQTPGELRTRTNRLADFTDVSEVETTLHQLQNLNSKILVKKLAREPGKRDSRYVHLLSDTHENQLADTNIVDIDDSSSENQPRLEQRVADLERQVTVLSEQVSCLTALLENK
- a CDS encoding YicC/YloC family endoribonuclease, with translation MIHSMTAFSRFEVKGDWGNAVWEIRSVNQRFLETYFRLPEQFRSIEPALRERFRKQLNRGKVECSLRFNANPSAKNNLSLNKGLAEQLLQHAGWINEQTLNSQLNPLEIMRWPGVMEAEEADMTNIQKEILEGFEQALKDFIDARASEGENLKVLIEQRLEGIIEQSDKVKAFMPEIIAWQRKRITDKFTDAKIELDSSRVEQELVLLAQKMDVDEELDRLFSHVKETRSILTKGGAQGRRLDFMMQEFNREANTLGSKSINVDTTNAAVELKVLIEQMREQIANIE
- a CDS encoding substrate-binding periplasmic protein translates to MIKLSNNYLTILTITFFLLLLPFNGKTEVIEVVTELLEPYQIKNPDSSLGGFSTEVVEALFKITEDHPKIQIMPWARAYDVALHTPNVLIYSIAHTKLRNKKFHWIGALKEERLYFWGLKKHYAKTNYKVSALKNRKIAVSRNSNSAQYLLAQDFSNIYQLANERQTMNMLFIDRVDLILATQITIETRAKNLGYDFNELQRLNEVAALNNKLSIAFSLDTSPTLIKKYQTAFQQLVTTGQLAKIKEKWKLD